Proteins from a genomic interval of Candidatus Fokinia cryptica:
- a CDS encoding YihY/virulence factor BrkB family protein: MSLIRAFKVILMIYKVAIRNLLRKNAYEYSGYLVFLVLLGIFPSLIFFTAVSTFIATEYRDLFHVTLDIDELITNSLLSSKAHVFIDGVSNRILEILRTPPESMLTFAMLSAIWSASGLFDGILWYVYMIYGTTQNCHYIRRRIISIVQFMAFSLFLIFSILCFKLIPLILFQCTKFIKLENTLYDILNFIVQIEYYIPAIYVALFGMLSYIHYTFPRQRLKVWQIMPGVINTILFWEIFSEIFGYYIQSAGQLNIIYGSMVGISISILYIYFASLIFLFGLELNGVIYKIRSK, encoded by the coding sequence ATGAGCTTAATACGAGCATTTAAAGTAATATTAATGATCTATAAAGTAGCTATTCGAAATCTATTAAGAAAAAATGCATACGAGTACTCGGGATATCTTGTTTTTTTAGTACTTCTAGGAATTTTTCCATCTTTAATTTTTTTCACTGCAGTTAGTACTTTTATTGCGACGGAATATCGAGATCTTTTTCATGTAACATTGGATATCGACGAGCTTATCACAAATTCATTACTAAGCAGTAAAGCACACGTCTTTATAGATGGCGTGAGTAACAGAATACTCGAAATATTACGTACACCACCGGAAAGCATGTTAACATTTGCAATGCTAAGCGCAATATGGAGTGCTTCAGGTTTATTCGACGGAATTTTATGGTATGTTTATATGATATATGGCACAACGCAGAACTGCCATTACATAAGAAGAAGAATCATTAGTATAGTACAGTTTATGGCTTTCTCATTGTTTCTGATATTCTCTATTTTATGTTTTAAGCTAATCCCACTCATATTATTTCAGTGTACAAAATTTATTAAATTAGAGAATACATTATACGATATATTGAATTTTATTGTACAAATTGAATATTACATTCCGGCGATATATGTTGCACTATTTGGAATGCTATCATACATACATTACACCTTTCCTAGACAACGTCTTAAAGTATGGCAAATTATGCCAGGAGTGATCAATACTATACTTTTCTGGGAAATTTTTTCTGAAATCTTTGGGTATTACATACAAAGTGCTGGTCAGTTGAATATCATATATGGGAGCATGGTAGGCATCTCCATATCGATTCTTTATATATATTTCGCATCTCTTATTTTCTTATTCGGGTTAGAACTTAATGGAGTAATATACAAAATAAGGAGCAAGTAA
- a CDS encoding response regulator transcription factor: protein MKKEKTIQKKIMIVEDDSAMLSLMEYSLTSEGYLVIPVLTGENCVRTVEEKRPDLVILDWVLPEKSGIEICEELRCVPDLKDLRIIMISSHSKGQHKITGLKKGADDYLEKPFIIEELVLRVKNLLKRSSIEDSDILKFMELTLDLRRHSCTIEENGVAHEITLGPIEFKLCQLLLMNSEKLVSRDRIIALLWNSTTMEMQHDKDKILNVHMTRLRSSLLKYPSSIDIKTIRGYGYKMVKVVRGKDSSEGDH, encoded by the coding sequence ATGAAAAAGGAAAAAACAATTCAAAAGAAGATTATGATAGTGGAGGATGATTCCGCCATGTTATCTCTCATGGAGTATAGTTTGACTTCAGAAGGATATCTCGTCATACCAGTCTTAACAGGAGAGAATTGCGTAAGAACTGTAGAGGAAAAAAGACCAGATCTAGTTATATTAGACTGGGTGCTTCCAGAAAAATCCGGTATAGAAATATGTGAAGAATTACGTTGTGTTCCAGATCTAAAGGATCTGAGAATTATAATGATTTCTAGTCACAGTAAAGGACAGCATAAAATTACAGGTTTGAAAAAAGGTGCAGATGATTATCTTGAAAAACCTTTTATTATAGAAGAGCTTGTATTGAGGGTTAAGAACTTGCTAAAAAGAAGTTCGATAGAAGATTCTGATATACTGAAATTCATGGAGCTTACTTTAGATCTTAGAAGACATTCGTGTACGATAGAGGAGAATGGTGTTGCTCACGAAATAACTTTAGGACCTATAGAATTTAAATTGTGCCAATTGCTATTGATGAATTCTGAAAAGCTAGTATCAAGAGATAGAATTATAGCGTTGCTTTGGAATAGTACAACTATGGAGATGCAGCATGATAAGGATAAGATATTGAATGTTCATATGACGAGGTTACGTTCATCGTTGCTTAAATATCCTAGCAGTATTGATATCAAGACGATTAGAGGATATGGATATAAAATGGTAAAAGTTGTTCGCGGCAAAGATAGTAGTGAAGGCGATCACTAG